The following are encoded together in the Capsulimonas corticalis genome:
- a CDS encoding aldo/keto reductase has product MRYQIFGRRTGLRVSELSLGCGTFGTTWGYGAEPAEARRIFDSYVEAGGNFFDTADAYQSGESERLLGEFIAANRDDFVVATKYTMAIAPGAGISVTGNSRKNMVRAVEASLKRLNTDRIDLYWVHHADEVTPMDEIMRGLDDLVRAGKILYIGLSDFPAWRTAYAATLADMRGWAPLAGQQIEYSLVERTPERDLLPMAQAFGLGTVAWSPLGGGLLTGKYRSGDKDARSGSNLAALLHVENDARKTATLDALETVAEEIGFDPGQTAIAWVLAKGHIPILGPRTQAQLAGNLGAVNVTLSADQIQRLDDASAISLGFPHELKTRFAEVREGTMGGVPHLFDLSPIPVR; this is encoded by the coding sequence ATGCGTTATCAGATCTTTGGAAGACGGACCGGCCTGCGCGTTTCGGAGCTGTCGCTCGGATGCGGGACGTTTGGCACAACCTGGGGCTACGGCGCGGAGCCGGCGGAGGCGCGCCGGATCTTTGACAGTTACGTGGAAGCGGGCGGCAACTTCTTCGACACCGCCGACGCCTATCAGTCGGGAGAATCCGAGCGCCTTCTCGGCGAGTTCATCGCCGCAAACCGTGATGATTTCGTCGTTGCGACCAAATATACAATGGCGATCGCGCCGGGCGCCGGGATCTCCGTCACCGGCAACAGCCGCAAGAACATGGTCCGGGCGGTCGAGGCGAGCCTGAAACGGCTGAACACGGATCGGATCGATCTTTACTGGGTTCACCACGCCGACGAAGTCACGCCGATGGATGAGATCATGCGCGGCCTCGACGATCTGGTCCGCGCCGGCAAGATCCTCTATATCGGCCTTTCCGATTTCCCGGCGTGGCGGACGGCCTATGCGGCGACGCTGGCCGATATGCGCGGCTGGGCGCCGCTCGCCGGCCAGCAGATCGAATACAGCCTGGTCGAGCGCACCCCGGAGCGCGACCTGCTGCCGATGGCGCAGGCGTTTGGTCTGGGAACGGTCGCATGGTCTCCGCTGGGCGGCGGCCTGCTCACGGGCAAGTATCGAAGCGGCGACAAAGACGCGCGGTCCGGGTCGAACCTCGCCGCCCTGCTGCACGTCGAAAATGACGCCCGCAAAACCGCAACTCTGGATGCGCTGGAGACCGTCGCGGAGGAAATCGGATTCGATCCGGGGCAGACGGCAATCGCCTGGGTGCTCGCCAAAGGACACATCCCCATCCTTGGCCCGCGCACGCAGGCTCAGCTCGCCGGCAATCTCGGCGCCGTAAACGTGACGCTTTCCGCCGACCAAATCCAGCGCCTCGACGACGCCAGCGCGATCTCTCTGGGATTCCCGCACGAGCTGAAGACACGCTTTGCGGAAGTGCGAGAAGGCACGATGGGCGGCGTCCCGCATCTGTTCGACCTCTCGCCCATCCCCGTGCGATAA
- a CDS encoding ATP-binding protein, with translation MPLSETGAPPLAIALFGPMRVTTNGSPAPRLRSRKTLWLLALLTLRHGRPIEREWIAGTLWPETTQSQAYAGLRPILTELRQMLQAESHRLQSPSRHTLLLDLDGAEIDVITFDAAMASQNPAAIERAAALYHGPLLEGCFEEWALPERAQREKQCLTALRMLSQNALAAGNAGAAAEFCRRAAAIDPWRDTAQREWMEALVQAGDSNAALQVYRDFVHLLSSDPQAAPDAQTTLLYTRLRKEARRRNAPPAPAGGEGETEKTAPQSAGYLPSPLTEMIGREDERVDLAARLGRSRLVTITGPGGVGKTRLAIGVANDALARYPDGVWMTALETLTDGAMAASCIASHLGVREEAARAPLESLTDHLRHKKLLLVLDNCEHLLDACARIAAHLLRECPGVRILATSREALGIVGETAWTTPSLDVPAPDHLPAGHATQVRVLSGYESVQLFVERAQAANRAFALTGNNALSVARICYQTEGIPLAIELAAARIKSMTPQQIENHLDDYLGLLSLGGRASASRQQTLRGTFDWSYALLNDQERRLLAHLSVFAGGWSVEAAEQVHSGESAPSTQILNLLTSLVDKSLVVFEDQEWNGNGRYRLLEMVRQYASERLLESGELDQVRARHCDWCLSLAEEAEAHANQPDSHLWNARLEKEHGNLRAALRWSAQDTRRSGAYLKLAGEMRTFWYMQGYYSEGLEHLRTALEGTDPQPPAIARGTALNGLSVLLYCQGRQIEAREALREALEIHRALEDTAGIARSLANLGNIECALGNYASSMTLFEEALAIRREIDDKAGIASSLIALGAISIVRGDYLTARTQYAEGLKMRREIGVTHLIANALTKCGDIDHLQKEYASAQRQYEEALAIYGASGNRRGVADCLGCLGNVALARGDEVSARAFYDDSLRVRRELGEQRGVATLLSCLASVSQSEGDYETARTMHQESLSLQRELEDKHGIARSLQGLAEALLAQGRAGEAATLFGASHGLRASLTAALTAREQETDQHHIDQLGQALAPDAVAQAWERGRAMTWAQAVEHALADDRAAGELPAPQ, from the coding sequence ATGCCTTTATCGGAAACCGGAGCTCCGCCGCTCGCGATCGCCCTGTTCGGCCCCATGCGCGTCACCACGAACGGGAGTCCCGCGCCTCGGCTGCGCTCCCGCAAAACCCTCTGGCTCCTCGCGCTGCTGACCCTGCGCCACGGCCGGCCGATCGAGCGCGAATGGATTGCGGGAACCCTGTGGCCCGAGACGACCCAGAGTCAGGCGTACGCCGGTCTGCGGCCGATCCTCACCGAACTGCGGCAAATGCTTCAAGCCGAGAGTCATCGTCTCCAATCCCCGAGCCGGCATACCCTTCTTCTGGATCTGGATGGCGCGGAGATCGACGTGATCACGTTCGACGCCGCGATGGCGTCCCAGAATCCGGCGGCGATCGAGCGCGCCGCCGCTCTGTATCACGGTCCGCTGCTGGAAGGGTGTTTCGAGGAATGGGCGCTGCCGGAGCGCGCCCAGCGGGAAAAGCAGTGCCTGACCGCCCTGCGAATGCTGTCGCAAAACGCCCTCGCCGCCGGAAACGCCGGCGCCGCGGCAGAGTTTTGCCGGCGCGCGGCGGCCATCGATCCATGGCGCGACACAGCGCAGCGCGAATGGATGGAGGCCCTGGTCCAGGCCGGAGACAGCAACGCGGCGCTTCAGGTCTACCGAGACTTCGTCCATCTTCTCAGCAGCGATCCCCAGGCGGCGCCCGACGCCCAAACCACCCTCCTTTACACACGTCTGCGCAAGGAAGCGCGCCGCCGCAACGCGCCGCCGGCGCCCGCCGGCGGGGAAGGCGAGACGGAGAAAACGGCTCCTCAGAGCGCCGGATATCTGCCCAGCCCGTTGACGGAGATGATCGGCCGGGAGGACGAGCGGGTGGATCTGGCGGCCAGGCTGGGACGCTCCCGGCTGGTGACCATTACCGGCCCGGGCGGCGTCGGCAAGACGCGCCTGGCGATCGGAGTCGCAAACGATGCGCTCGCGCGCTATCCCGACGGCGTTTGGATGACGGCCCTGGAGACGCTCACGGACGGCGCCATGGCCGCGTCCTGCATCGCCTCCCACCTGGGAGTGCGTGAAGAGGCCGCGCGCGCCCCGCTGGAAAGCCTGACGGACCATTTGCGCCACAAAAAGCTCCTGCTGGTGCTCGACAACTGCGAGCATCTTCTGGACGCCTGCGCGCGGATCGCGGCGCATCTGCTGCGAGAATGCCCGGGCGTGCGGATCCTGGCGACGAGCCGCGAAGCGCTGGGGATCGTGGGAGAAACCGCCTGGACGACTCCTTCGCTGGATGTCCCCGCGCCGGACCATCTTCCGGCGGGACACGCGACACAAGTCCGCGTCCTCTCAGGCTATGAAAGCGTGCAGCTATTTGTCGAGCGGGCGCAGGCGGCGAACCGCGCGTTCGCGCTGACGGGAAACAACGCGCTCTCGGTCGCCCGGATCTGCTATCAGACGGAAGGGATCCCGCTCGCCATCGAACTCGCCGCCGCGCGCATCAAGTCCATGACGCCCCAGCAGATCGAAAACCATTTGGACGATTATCTAGGGCTCCTGAGCCTCGGCGGACGCGCTTCGGCCTCCCGCCAGCAAACGCTGCGCGGGACATTCGATTGGTCTTACGCCCTGCTCAATGACCAGGAGCGTCGGCTGCTCGCCCACCTTTCGGTCTTTGCCGGCGGCTGGAGCGTGGAGGCGGCGGAGCAAGTCCATTCCGGCGAGTCCGCCCCCAGTACGCAAATCCTCAATTTGCTGACTTCCCTGGTGGATAAATCCCTGGTCGTGTTTGAAGACCAGGAATGGAACGGAAATGGCCGCTACCGTCTGCTGGAGATGGTGCGTCAATATGCATCCGAGCGCTTGCTGGAAAGCGGAGAGCTGGATCAAGTCCGAGCACGGCATTGCGATTGGTGTCTCTCACTCGCGGAAGAGGCGGAGGCGCACGCCAATCAGCCGGACTCACACTTATGGAACGCTCGGCTGGAGAAGGAGCACGGCAATCTGCGCGCGGCGCTGCGGTGGTCCGCTCAGGACACGCGGCGCTCCGGAGCCTACTTAAAACTGGCCGGCGAGATGCGAACTTTCTGGTACATGCAGGGATATTACTCGGAGGGCCTGGAACATCTGCGAACGGCCTTAGAGGGGACGGATCCGCAGCCCCCGGCCATCGCGCGAGGGACGGCGCTGAACGGCTTAAGCGTCCTGCTGTATTGTCAAGGGCGACAGATTGAGGCGAGAGAAGCGCTGCGGGAGGCGCTGGAGATACACAGAGCGCTGGAAGACACGGCGGGAATCGCCCGGTCTCTCGCCAATCTCGGCAATATCGAATGCGCGCTGGGAAATTACGCCTCGTCCATGACGCTCTTTGAGGAAGCGCTCGCGATTCGCCGTGAAATTGACGACAAGGCGGGAATCGCTTCGTCGCTCATCGCGCTCGGCGCGATATCGATCGTGAGGGGCGATTATCTGACGGCGAGAACCCAGTACGCGGAGGGCCTGAAGATGCGAAGAGAGATCGGCGTCACGCATCTGATCGCGAATGCGCTTACCAAGTGCGGAGATATCGATCATCTCCAAAAGGAGTACGCGTCGGCCCAGCGGCAGTATGAAGAGGCGCTGGCGATCTATGGCGCAAGCGGCAACCGACGCGGCGTGGCCGACTGCCTGGGCTGTCTGGGCAACGTCGCGCTCGCGCGAGGCGATGAGGTTTCCGCGCGCGCTTTTTATGACGACAGCCTGCGCGTTCGCCGAGAGCTGGGAGAGCAAAGAGGCGTCGCCACGCTGCTGTCCTGTCTCGCCAGCGTCTCCCAATCCGAGGGCGACTACGAAACGGCGCGAACCATGCATCAAGAAAGCCTGAGCCTCCAGCGAGAGCTGGAAGACAAACACGGCATCGCCCGAAGCCTTCAGGGGCTGGCGGAAGCCCTGCTGGCGCAAGGCCGCGCCGGAGAGGCGGCGACGCTCTTTGGGGCGTCTCACGGGCTGCGCGCCAGTCTTACCGCCGCTCTCACGGCGCGCGAACAAGAAACCGATCAACACCACATCGATCAATTGGGCCAAGCGCTGGCGCCGGACGCCGTCGCCCAGGCCTGGGAACGAGGCCGCGCGATGACCTGGGCGCAGGCGGTGGAGCACGCCCTTGCGGACGATCGGGCCGCTGGCGAACTTCCCGCGCCTCAGTAA
- a CDS encoding Rrf2 family transcriptional regulator, producing the protein MAASSKFSIAVHVLSCLEYSDRQWGQPQMNSADLALSVNTNPVIIRNLLSELSKAGLVISKEGKGGGARLARAASAITLDEVYAAVERAEMLARNPRPAHLPCSVSCGVKNALEPVLGSVNHAILSALKEKNLSEIVDQIMGV; encoded by the coding sequence ATGGCGGCAAGCAGCAAATTTTCCATCGCGGTTCACGTTCTTTCCTGCCTGGAGTACTCCGACCGGCAGTGGGGCCAGCCCCAGATGAACTCGGCGGACCTCGCTCTGAGCGTGAACACCAATCCGGTGATCATTCGTAACCTTTTGAGCGAGCTGAGCAAGGCGGGCCTGGTGATCTCGAAGGAAGGAAAAGGCGGCGGAGCGCGTCTCGCCAGAGCGGCGTCCGCGATTACGCTCGACGAAGTTTACGCGGCGGTCGAGCGCGCCGAAATGCTGGCGCGCAATCCGCGCCCGGCGCATCTGCCGTGTTCAGTGAGCTGCGGCGTTAAGAACGCGCTGGAGCCTGTGCTCGGCAGCGTCAATCACGCCATACTGAGCGCACTGAAGGAAAAAAATCTCAGCGAGATCGTCGATCAAATTATGGGCGTCTGA
- a CDS encoding alpha/beta hydrolase → MLTINTASNTRAETPAPAEMRLWAGDAPGAHGTTPDDIPTLTPYLPDAGKATGAAMLVLPGGGYAGVVMDHEGSAYALWLNQHGIAAFVLRYRLGSHGYHDPVELGDASRAIRTIRAKAADWKIDPHRVGVMGSSAGGHLASSLATHFDAGDPKAADPIERESSRPDLGVLCYAVITMAKPFTHEGSRDNLLGANASAAAIARMSSEQQVTAQTPPCFVWATQEDNVVPVENSLMFAQALQKNHVPFDLHIYQHGGHGVGLGDDTPPFTHVHPWTADLLYWLGGQGFMKAGGAQ, encoded by the coding sequence ATGTTAACCATTAATACTGCGTCCAACACACGCGCAGAGACGCCCGCTCCGGCGGAGATGCGTCTCTGGGCCGGCGACGCTCCCGGGGCGCACGGGACGACGCCGGACGATATTCCGACGCTGACGCCTTACCTGCCGGACGCCGGCAAGGCGACGGGCGCGGCGATGCTGGTTCTGCCGGGGGGCGGCTACGCCGGCGTGGTCATGGACCATGAAGGATCGGCCTATGCGCTATGGCTCAATCAGCATGGGATCGCGGCGTTCGTGCTCAGATACCGATTGGGATCGCATGGCTATCACGATCCGGTGGAGTTGGGGGATGCGTCGCGGGCGATCCGGACGATTCGGGCGAAGGCAGCCGATTGGAAGATCGATCCGCATCGCGTGGGCGTCATGGGATCGTCCGCCGGCGGGCATCTGGCGTCAAGCCTCGCCACCCATTTTGACGCCGGCGACCCCAAGGCGGCCGATCCGATCGAGCGTGAAAGCTCGCGTCCGGATCTGGGCGTGCTTTGCTACGCGGTAATCACCATGGCTAAGCCGTTCACGCATGAGGGCAGCCGCGACAACCTGCTGGGAGCCAATGCAAGCGCTGCGGCGATTGCGCGCATGTCCAGCGAGCAGCAGGTGACGGCTCAGACGCCCCCATGCTTTGTCTGGGCGACCCAGGAAGACAATGTCGTTCCCGTGGAGAACAGCCTGATGTTCGCGCAGGCGCTCCAAAAGAACCATGTCCCCTTCGACCTGCACATCTACCAACATGGCGGACATGGCGTCGGACTGGGCGACGACACGCCGCCCTTCACCCACGTCCATCCCTGGACGGCGGATCTGTTGTACTGGCTTGGGGGGCAGGGGTTTATGAAGGCGGGCGGCGCTCAATAG
- a CDS encoding alpha/beta hydrolase: protein MKLGNLSRRIRIGGAGLAAAFALAGHGAAMGQGSGQFDTSDAALVKTLPGFENGSAKVNGIQMHYVAGGKGAPLVLLPGWPETWWEYHKVMPALGRRFHVIVVDIRGMGATDKPAGGYDKKTMAEDVYQLVRHLGYTKVNIAGHDIGSMVAFSFAANHPEATRKLAVMDVPHPYDAFKSIPILPEYGKFGKKIDAAHPLFPWWFSVMQVPDLPEKLFAGRYGILQNWAFDYLTKDSSSIDARDRAVFTSAYATQAGIHGGDSWFQAFPKDIVDNKKYNNLKMPILGLGSTGYAWLKDALPRQAKHTRVIKIENSGHYFLDERPTLLTNLLSEFFRAPDGAF, encoded by the coding sequence ATGAAACTTGGGAATCTCTCTCGGCGAATACGAATAGGCGGCGCGGGGCTGGCGGCGGCGTTCGCGCTTGCGGGACATGGCGCGGCGATGGGGCAGGGGAGCGGCCAATTCGATACATCGGACGCCGCGCTTGTGAAGACGCTTCCTGGCTTTGAGAACGGCTCCGCGAAGGTCAATGGAATCCAGATGCACTATGTCGCGGGCGGCAAGGGCGCGCCGCTCGTGCTGCTGCCCGGCTGGCCGGAGACGTGGTGGGAGTACCACAAAGTCATGCCGGCGCTGGGGCGGCGCTTCCATGTCATCGTGGTGGACATTCGCGGCATGGGCGCCACGGACAAACCCGCCGGCGGCTACGACAAGAAGACGATGGCCGAGGACGTTTACCAACTGGTGCGCCACCTGGGATATACTAAAGTCAATATCGCCGGCCATGATATCGGTTCGATGGTCGCCTTCAGCTTCGCCGCGAACCATCCCGAGGCGACTCGAAAACTGGCCGTGATGGACGTTCCCCACCCCTACGACGCCTTCAAATCGATCCCGATCCTGCCTGAGTATGGGAAATTTGGCAAGAAGATCGATGCCGCGCATCCGCTCTTCCCCTGGTGGTTCTCGGTGATGCAGGTCCCCGATTTGCCGGAAAAGCTGTTTGCCGGCCGCTATGGGATCTTGCAGAACTGGGCGTTCGATTATCTCACCAAGGATTCGAGCTCCATTGACGCCCGTGACCGCGCCGTCTTCACCTCCGCCTATGCGACGCAGGCCGGCATCCATGGCGGGGACTCCTGGTTCCAGGCCTTCCCCAAGGATATCGTCGACAACAAGAAATACAACAACCTGAAGATGCCGATCCTCGGCCTGGGGTCTACGGGGTACGCCTGGCTCAAAGACGCACTCCCGCGTCAGGCGAAGCATACGCGCGTCATCAAGATCGAGAACAGCGGCCACTATTTCCTGGACGAGCGCCCGACCCTGCTGACAAACCTGCTCAGCGAATTCTTCCGCGCCCCCGACGGCGCGTTCTGA
- a CDS encoding GNAT family N-acetyltransferase, whose translation METPIIRRAERADADSLISLITALADFERLPPPDADARARLIDHGFGDRPKFEAYLAEIDGAPGPVGYAFIFETYSTFLAKPTLYLEDLFVLPDHRKRGVGKALLSHCIALAHERGCGRMEWTCLDWNVNAQKVYEGLGANRMKEWYLYRLMIEGDGAI comes from the coding sequence ATGGAAACTCCGATCATCCGGCGCGCTGAGCGCGCCGACGCCGATTCGCTGATCTCGCTCATCACGGCTCTCGCCGACTTTGAGCGCCTGCCGCCGCCCGACGCCGACGCGCGCGCCCGCCTGATCGACCATGGCTTTGGCGACCGGCCGAAGTTTGAAGCCTACCTCGCCGAAATCGACGGCGCGCCCGGCCCGGTCGGCTACGCCTTCATCTTCGAGACCTACTCCACCTTCCTCGCCAAGCCGACCCTTTACCTGGAAGACCTCTTCGTGCTCCCCGACCACCGCAAGCGCGGTGTCGGCAAGGCGCTGCTCAGCCACTGCATCGCCCTCGCCCATGAACGCGGCTGCGGCCGAATGGAGTGGACGTGTTTGGACTGGAACGTCAACGCCCAGAAGGTCTACGAAGGGCTGGGCGCCAATCGTATGAAGGAGTGGTATTTGTATCGATTGATGATCGAAGGAGACGGCGCTATCTAA